From the Streptomyces sp. KMM 9044 genome, one window contains:
- a CDS encoding zinc-ribbon and FHA domain-containing protein: MGGAWWKLSGGYGRCEDVRVGQCVQSGFVLPHGRVCFGQGESPVKLFGKLFGKSAREGRANATARHRAQPDAEASRPLYRDQVGGPGENVAGGQGAPSVDPAQSSGIGFGQPSASGTGGGFSAPYASQAPGGQEDPSMSALVCTRCGNRNAENSRFCSNCGAPLRPGAVPERPSETTSTISISGLEAYDAEVTGQTQVPALSPEAQAAVDALPMGSALLVVRRGPNSGSRFLLDGDLTTAGRHPQSDIFLDDVTVSRRHVEFRRGQDGSFTVADVGSLNGTYVNRERIDQVGVSNGDEVQIGKYRLVFYASQRGY, encoded by the coding sequence ATGGGTGGTGCGTGGTGGAAACTGTCTGGTGGATACGGACGTTGTGAGGATGTCCGGGTCGGCCAGTGTGTTCAGTCAGGGTTCGTCCTGCCCCACGGGCGGGTCTGTTTCGGTCAAGGGGAATCGCCCGTGAAGTTGTTTGGGAAGTTGTTCGGCAAGAGCGCGCGAGAAGGCCGCGCCAACGCGACCGCTCGTCATCGCGCACAGCCCGACGCGGAGGCGTCGCGTCCGCTGTACCGGGATCAGGTCGGTGGTCCCGGGGAGAACGTTGCGGGAGGCCAGGGCGCGCCGTCGGTTGACCCTGCGCAGTCGAGCGGCATAGGTTTCGGGCAACCGTCAGCCTCAGGTACGGGTGGAGGGTTTTCCGCCCCGTACGCGTCCCAGGCCCCCGGTGGGCAGGAGGATCCGTCCATGTCGGCCTTGGTGTGTACGAGGTGCGGTAACCGCAACGCGGAGAACAGTCGCTTCTGTTCGAACTGCGGCGCCCCGCTCAGGCCCGGAGCCGTCCCGGAGCGCCCCTCCGAGACGACGTCCACCATCTCCATTTCCGGTCTCGAGGCGTACGACGCAGAGGTCACGGGCCAGACGCAGGTCCCGGCGCTGTCCCCGGAGGCGCAGGCTGCTGTCGACGCGCTGCCGATGGGTTCCGCGCTCCTGGTCGTACGCCGCGGGCCGAACTCGGGCAGCCGTTTCCTGCTGGACGGCGATCTGACCACGGCCGGCCGCCACCCGCAGAGCGACATCTTCCTGGACGACGTGACGGTCTCCCGCCGGCACGTGGAGTTCCGCCGCGGCCAGGACGGTTCGTTCACGGTGGCCGACGTGGGCAGCCTGAACGGCACGTACGTCAACCGTGAGCGGATCGACCAGGTCGGCGTGTCGAACGGTGACGAGGTGCAGATCGGCAAGTACCGACTGGTCTTCTACGCGAGCCAGCGGGGCTACTGA
- the ftsR gene encoding transcriptional regulator FtsR has product MLHTPSGGAGHGIAAAETGLMSIGTVLNVLREEFPEVTISKIRFLESEGLIEPRRAPSGYRKFSAEDVERLGHVLRMQRDHYLPLKVIREHLDAMERGEAVPLPVLSRQRDGEAGPEPVADRLATVARIGRAQLLAASGVDQRQLAEWESYGLLAPVEDEVYDAEAVTVAGLITELGRFGIEPRHLRAMKAAADREAGLVDQVVAPLKRHRNPQTRAHAQARTKELAGLTAKLHAALVSSALGVRLP; this is encoded by the coding sequence ATGCTTCACACACCGAGCGGCGGTGCCGGGCACGGTATCGCCGCAGCGGAAACTGGACTGATGAGCATCGGTACGGTGCTGAACGTGCTGCGCGAGGAGTTCCCCGAAGTCACCATCTCCAAGATCCGTTTCCTGGAGTCGGAAGGGCTCATCGAGCCGCGGCGGGCCCCCTCGGGGTACCGCAAGTTCAGCGCCGAGGACGTGGAGCGCCTCGGCCACGTCCTGAGGATGCAGCGGGACCACTATCTGCCGCTCAAGGTGATCCGCGAGCACCTGGACGCCATGGAGCGCGGGGAGGCCGTGCCCCTTCCGGTACTGTCCCGGCAGCGGGACGGGGAAGCCGGTCCCGAGCCGGTTGCCGACCGGCTCGCCACAGTGGCCCGGATCGGGCGGGCGCAGCTGCTGGCGGCGTCCGGCGTCGACCAGCGCCAGCTCGCGGAGTGGGAGTCGTACGGGCTGCTCGCGCCGGTCGAGGACGAGGTGTACGACGCCGAGGCGGTCACCGTCGCCGGCCTCATCACCGAGCTGGGGCGGTTCGGGATCGAGCCGCGGCATCTGAGAGCGATGAAGGCCGCCGCCGACCGGGAGGCCGGGCTGGTCGACCAGGTCGTCGCCCCGCTCAAGCGTCACCGCAACCCGCAGACCAGGGCGCACGCGCAGGCGCGCACGAAGGAGCTCGCCGGTCTCACGGCGAAGCTCCACGCGGCGCTGGTGAGCTCGGCGCTCGGGGTGCGGCTGCCCTGA